A genomic stretch from Chitinophaga agri includes:
- a CDS encoding SIR2 family protein, whose translation MKNPILLIGNDINNISKGQSWKDLLADIVNFCLPDSCIQLDERKPFPLLYEEIFLTAIRRQHIRESELKGFIAEKTLKIEQNDIHAAIRDLSPAHILTTNYEFTLEGEIPDRNTSLILERAFSIFRKYTVGGINYWHIHGDCLNPSSINLGFEHYGGQLQQMRNYVVSGTTYTSKQAPRQSLVQRIQQRLPVKDDSWLDLFFTRDIHILGLSLDFVETDLWWLLTYRARQKFQKNTIPVRNALYYYIPTEFVQSAKFKLDMLAANDVKVIDIEAKDKRTYYEEVLKQIRRL comes from the coding sequence ATGAAAAACCCCATCTTACTCATCGGCAATGATATTAACAACATATCCAAAGGCCAGAGCTGGAAAGACCTGCTCGCGGATATCGTTAACTTCTGCCTGCCTGATAGCTGCATACAGCTGGATGAAAGAAAACCGTTCCCTTTGTTGTATGAAGAGATTTTCCTGACAGCTATCCGCCGCCAACATATCCGGGAGTCCGAACTCAAAGGTTTCATCGCAGAGAAAACACTGAAGATAGAACAGAACGATATCCACGCCGCGATCCGGGATTTGTCTCCGGCACATATCCTCACTACCAATTATGAATTTACACTGGAAGGTGAAATACCAGACCGCAATACCAGCCTGATCCTTGAAAGGGCCTTCAGCATTTTCAGAAAATATACAGTTGGCGGTATTAACTACTGGCATATACATGGCGATTGCCTGAACCCATCAAGTATTAATCTGGGGTTTGAGCATTACGGAGGCCAGTTACAACAGATGCGTAACTATGTCGTATCTGGTACCACCTATACCAGCAAGCAGGCGCCCCGCCAGTCCCTGGTGCAGCGCATTCAACAACGTCTTCCTGTGAAGGATGATTCGTGGCTGGACCTGTTTTTCACCAGGGATATCCACATATTAGGACTCTCCCTCGATTTTGTAGAGACAGACCTATGGTGGCTGCTGACCTACAGGGCCAGACAGAAATTTCAAAAGAACACCATCCCGGTGCGCAACGCCCTGTATTATTATATTCCAACGGAATTTGTACAGAGTGCCAAGTTTAAACTCGATATGCTGGCAGCCAATGATGTCAAAGTGATCGATATCGAAGCAAAAGATAAACGGACGTATTATGAGGAGGTACTGAAGCAGATACGGCGGTTATGA
- a CDS encoding COX15/CtaA family protein, which produces MEKSRLKQQRPVAIWLYIGVGMLIVQVLLGGITRLTGSGLSITEWQPILGALPPMNEAAWQAAFDKYKEIAQYQYVNSHFTLSDFKSIYFWEWFHRDWARLIGFVFIIPFIYFVVKKKIDRSMIQPMIILFILGGLQGGIGWIMVQSGLNQEDLYVSHIRLAVHFISALVLVGYTCWFALKLSTPNRELLAVPRLRRFNLWLILLLTLQLIYGAFMAGLHAALSANTWPDINGMWWPAGMFTQGSFLTDITHNAITIQFIHRGLAYLITILIFVWWWKASEARENSLLRTVRYLPVLLVILQVVLGVLTLLGTRVKIPITQALLHQGVGMLLLLSLIWTLFLSRNKAVRD; this is translated from the coding sequence ATGGAAAAATCGAGATTAAAACAGCAGCGGCCGGTTGCTATCTGGCTATATATAGGAGTGGGAATGCTCATTGTCCAGGTATTACTGGGCGGAATCACCCGTCTGACGGGATCAGGTTTGTCTATTACGGAATGGCAGCCGATCCTGGGGGCTTTGCCCCCCATGAATGAAGCTGCCTGGCAGGCAGCTTTTGATAAATACAAGGAAATCGCCCAGTATCAATACGTAAATAGTCATTTCACGTTGTCTGACTTTAAATCCATCTATTTCTGGGAATGGTTTCACAGAGACTGGGCCCGTTTGATAGGGTTTGTCTTTATCATTCCTTTCATCTATTTCGTGGTTAAGAAGAAAATAGACCGGTCCATGATACAACCGATGATCATCCTGTTCATCCTGGGAGGGCTACAGGGCGGTATTGGCTGGATCATGGTACAGAGTGGACTGAATCAGGAAGACCTGTATGTCAGTCATATCCGGCTGGCCGTGCATTTTATCTCTGCACTGGTACTGGTGGGGTATACATGCTGGTTTGCGCTGAAGTTAAGTACACCTAACCGGGAATTGCTGGCGGTGCCACGTTTACGCCGTTTTAACCTCTGGTTAATACTATTACTTACCCTTCAGCTTATATATGGTGCATTTATGGCCGGGCTGCATGCTGCACTTTCTGCGAATACCTGGCCGGATATCAACGGGATGTGGTGGCCGGCAGGTATGTTCACTCAGGGCAGTTTCCTGACAGATATTACCCATAATGCCATTACTATTCAGTTCATACATCGCGGACTTGCCTACCTGATCACTATCCTGATCTTTGTATGGTGGTGGAAAGCATCCGAGGCACGCGAAAACAGTCTCTTACGCACAGTACGTTATCTGCCGGTCCTCCTGGTTATATTACAGGTAGTCCTGGGAGTACTGACCCTGCTGGGTACCCGTGTAAAAATACCTATTACACAGGCATTGTTGCATCAGGGCGTAGGGATGCTACTGTTACTCTCACTTATATGGACATTGTTCCTGAGCAGAAATAAAGCAGTCAGAGACTAA
- a CDS encoding META domain-containing protein codes for MFIRLTALAMVLLANTCNQKAVKEEIGSLQGKRWSLTTLNGAPQEKSPIWLEFDTTARRFNGNAGCNKVSGQYDVDGGQVTFGKVISTRMACIDQAANERETAFLKMLTDRTYNVKFEDQQLQFRDSGRVAMSFTGFKKAAQ; via the coding sequence ATGTTTATCAGATTAACAGCCTTGGCGATGGTACTTCTTGCCAATACCTGTAACCAGAAAGCTGTGAAGGAAGAAATAGGCAGCCTCCAGGGTAAAAGATGGAGCCTGACTACATTGAATGGTGCTCCACAGGAGAAATCTCCTATCTGGTTAGAGTTTGATACGACTGCCCGCCGCTTTAACGGCAATGCCGGATGTAATAAAGTGTCAGGTCAGTATGATGTAGATGGTGGTCAGGTTACCTTCGGTAAAGTGATCAGCACACGAATGGCATGTATAGACCAGGCAGCCAATGAACGGGAAACAGCCTTCCTGAAAATGCTCACCGACAGAACGTATAATGTGAAGTTCGAGGATCAGCAATTGCAGTTCCGTGATAGTGGGAGAGTAGCCATGTCATTCACAGGATTTAAGAAAGCAGCACAGTAG
- the typA gene encoding translational GTPase TypA, producing the protein MNIRNIAIIAHVDHGKTTLVDKILHHTNVFRANQETGELIMDNNDLEKERGITILSKNVSVEYKGVKINVIDTPGHADFGGEVERVLKMADGVILLVDAFEGPMPQTRFVLQKALQLKLKPIVVINKVDKANCRPDEVHDAVFELFFNLDATEEQLNFPTYYGSGKNGWFNDSVTQCEDITPLLDGILKHVPEPQIPEGNLQLQITSLDYSTFLGRIAVGRVARGSIKENQPISLVQTDGSIKKSRVRELYVFEALGKKKVTEVEAGDICAVVGLEDFNIGDTIADFDAPEALPVISVDEPTMNMLFSINNSPFFGKDGKFVTSRHLRDRLIKETEKNLALRVVDTDSADSFLVYGRGILHLGVLIETMRREGFELTVGQPQVILKTVDGKKSEPYETLVVDVPQEFASKVIDLVTRRKGEMLIMETKGDMQHLEFEIPSRGLIGLRTQMLTNTAGEAVMAHRFNDYKPWKGPIPGRNNGVLIAKEAGTTTGYSLDKLQDRGFFFVDPGEDVYKGMIIGENNKPGDLVVNPNEGKKLTNMRASGSDAATSIAPKTLMTLEECMEYIQQDECIEVTPNHIRMRKTYLDEEDRKRFAKSMKADGVA; encoded by the coding sequence ATGAATATCCGTAACATAGCAATCATTGCGCACGTAGACCACGGTAAAACTACCCTGGTTGATAAGATCCTGCATCACACCAACGTTTTCCGGGCTAACCAGGAAACAGGTGAACTGATCATGGACAACAACGACCTGGAAAAGGAACGTGGTATCACCATCCTGAGTAAGAACGTCTCTGTTGAGTACAAAGGGGTGAAAATCAACGTAATTGATACTCCAGGCCACGCCGACTTCGGTGGTGAAGTTGAAAGGGTACTGAAAATGGCGGATGGTGTGATCCTGCTGGTAGATGCCTTCGAAGGACCAATGCCTCAGACCCGTTTCGTACTGCAGAAAGCACTGCAGCTGAAACTGAAACCTATCGTGGTTATTAATAAAGTAGACAAGGCGAACTGCCGTCCTGATGAAGTTCATGACGCAGTATTCGAACTGTTCTTTAACCTGGATGCAACGGAAGAACAGCTGAATTTCCCGACCTACTATGGTTCCGGTAAGAATGGTTGGTTCAACGATTCAGTAACTCAGTGTGAAGATATCACTCCATTACTGGACGGTATCCTGAAACACGTTCCAGAACCTCAGATCCCGGAAGGTAACCTGCAGCTGCAGATCACTTCCCTGGATTACTCTACCTTCCTGGGTCGTATCGCCGTAGGACGTGTAGCACGTGGTTCTATCAAAGAAAACCAGCCAATCTCCCTGGTACAGACTGACGGTTCTATCAAAAAGTCCCGTGTACGTGAACTGTACGTTTTCGAGGCGCTGGGTAAGAAGAAAGTAACAGAAGTAGAGGCCGGAGACATTTGTGCGGTTGTAGGTCTCGAAGATTTCAATATCGGTGACACCATTGCTGACTTTGATGCTCCTGAAGCATTGCCTGTTATCAGCGTGGATGAGCCAACCATGAACATGCTATTCAGCATCAACAACTCTCCATTCTTCGGTAAAGATGGTAAGTTCGTGACTTCCCGTCACCTGCGTGACCGTCTGATCAAAGAAACTGAGAAAAACCTGGCGCTGCGCGTAGTTGATACGGACAGTGCTGATAGCTTCCTGGTATATGGTCGAGGTATCCTGCACTTAGGCGTATTGATCGAGACTATGCGTCGTGAAGGTTTCGAGTTAACTGTAGGTCAGCCACAGGTGATCCTGAAAACTGTTGACGGTAAGAAATCTGAACCATACGAAACACTGGTAGTAGACGTTCCACAGGAATTTGCTAGTAAAGTGATCGACCTGGTAACCCGCCGTAAAGGTGAGATGCTGATCATGGAAACTAAAGGTGACATGCAGCACCTTGAATTTGAAATTCCTTCCCGTGGTCTGATCGGTCTGCGTACACAGATGCTGACCAACACCGCTGGTGAAGCTGTAATGGCACACCGCTTTAACGATTATAAACCATGGAAAGGGCCAATCCCTGGTCGTAACAATGGTGTCCTGATCGCTAAAGAAGCTGGTACCACTACCGGTTACTCTCTGGATAAACTGCAGGATAGAGGTTTCTTCTTTGTAGATCCAGGAGAAGATGTGTACAAAGGCATGATCATCGGTGAGAACAACAAACCAGGTGACCTGGTAGTTAACCCGAACGAGGGTAAAAAACTGACCAACATGCGTGCAAGTGGTAGTGACGCTGCAACCAGCATCGCGCCGAAGACCCTGATGACACTGGAAGAATGTATGGAGTATATCCAGCAGGATGAGTGTATCGAGGTGACGCCTAACCACATCCGTATGCGTAAAACATACCTGGATGAGGAAGACAGAAAGCGTTTTGCTAAATCAATGAAAGCAGACGGTGTTGCGTAA
- a CDS encoding IPT/TIG domain-containing protein: MFFKKMSLAIIAMVMCCLYSCQVTPSVNETAFRLQDTLPAETTEILLTIQGKGFSHVCADNKVIVDNVEAQIISASDNELVVRIPARKTARMAVTVKVGNEISDTVLIDNQIMMLAGR; this comes from the coding sequence ATGTTTTTTAAGAAAATGAGTCTGGCTATTATAGCCATGGTAATGTGTTGTCTATACAGTTGTCAGGTAACCCCGTCTGTAAACGAAACAGCGTTCCGTTTACAGGATACACTTCCTGCAGAAACCACTGAAATTTTACTGACCATACAAGGTAAAGGATTCAGTCATGTTTGCGCCGATAATAAGGTGATCGTTGATAATGTGGAAGCACAGATCATCAGTGCATCTGACAATGAGTTAGTCGTACGTATTCCTGCCAGGAAAACGGCCCGGATGGCCGTTACTGTGAAGGTAGGTAATGAAATATCTGATACTGTCTTAATAGACAATCAGATCATGATGCTGGCTGGCAGATAA
- a CDS encoding alpha/beta fold hydrolase translates to MTRRLIFVTCFLAFSLLHSYTNAQTITPYDAELAGYEYPYPVHYITVKVQGQSLSMAYMDVQPLKPNGKVVMLLHGKNFCGAYWDSTAADLSDHGYRVIIPDQIGFGKSAKPQQLQYSFQLLAQNTKALLDTLKVSKTAVLGHSMGGMLATRFTLMYPETVEKLILENPIGLEDWKIKVPYQSVDKWYEGELKQDYEKIKQYQLTNYYAGEWKPSYEKWAVLQAGWTKGAEYARVAWNAALTYDMIFTQPVFYEFENIQAPTLLIIGQRDRTALGKANVPDSVKQTMGNYPELGQNISKRIPHAKLIPIQGVGHLPHIEAYPYFIRPLLEFLQ, encoded by the coding sequence ATGACACGAAGATTAATTTTTGTTACCTGTTTTCTGGCTTTCTCACTATTGCACAGTTACACAAATGCGCAGACCATCACCCCCTATGATGCCGAACTGGCGGGCTATGAATACCCCTACCCTGTACACTATATTACAGTGAAAGTACAGGGCCAGTCACTTAGCATGGCCTACATGGATGTACAACCATTAAAACCTAATGGAAAAGTGGTGATGCTGCTACATGGCAAAAATTTCTGCGGCGCCTATTGGGACAGTACAGCGGCCGATCTTAGCGACCATGGCTACCGCGTGATCATACCCGATCAGATAGGTTTCGGTAAATCGGCCAAACCGCAGCAACTGCAATACAGCTTCCAACTCCTCGCTCAGAATACGAAGGCCCTCCTGGATACACTGAAAGTCAGTAAAACAGCCGTACTCGGTCACTCCATGGGGGGTATGCTGGCTACCCGGTTCACCCTGATGTATCCGGAAACGGTTGAAAAACTGATCCTGGAAAACCCGATCGGGCTTGAAGACTGGAAAATAAAAGTGCCCTACCAGTCGGTGGACAAGTGGTATGAAGGAGAACTGAAACAGGACTATGAGAAAATCAAACAATACCAGCTTACAAACTACTATGCCGGAGAATGGAAACCGTCATACGAGAAATGGGCCGTATTACAGGCCGGCTGGACGAAAGGTGCAGAGTACGCCCGCGTAGCGTGGAACGCAGCCCTGACCTATGACATGATCTTCACTCAACCTGTGTTCTATGAATTTGAAAATATTCAGGCACCTACCCTGCTGATCATCGGCCAACGCGACCGTACGGCCTTAGGCAAAGCCAATGTACCCGACTCAGTTAAACAGACGATGGGCAACTACCCCGAGCTGGGACAAAATATCAGTAAACGTATTCCTCACGCAAAACTCATCCCTATTCAGGGAGTAGGACACCTGCCACATATAGAGGCTTATCCGTACTTTATCAGACCATTGCTGGAATTCCTGCAGTAA
- a CDS encoding alpha-ketoglutarate-dependent dioxygenase AlkB family protein, which produces MEPQLPLFSDPASQHISLKDGELVYCPQFFTLQEADHYMQQLLTTIHWRQEGMKMYGKHVLFPRLMAWYGDAGSSYAFSGKTYTPEAWTPELLEIKDSIIPEAGANFNSVLLNRYRHGKDSMGWHADDEPELGVNPVIASVNLGATRRFMLRHVKEGHRFELELQHGSLLIMKGTLQHYWQHQVPKTTQVSGERINLTFRVIQYTR; this is translated from the coding sequence ATGGAGCCGCAATTACCGTTATTCAGCGACCCCGCCAGTCAGCATATTTCCCTGAAAGATGGCGAACTGGTTTACTGTCCGCAGTTTTTTACCCTGCAGGAAGCGGACCATTATATGCAACAATTACTGACCACCATCCACTGGCGACAGGAAGGCATGAAAATGTATGGTAAGCACGTACTCTTTCCCCGTCTGATGGCCTGGTACGGAGACGCTGGCAGCAGCTATGCCTTTTCAGGGAAAACCTACACCCCGGAAGCCTGGACTCCAGAACTGCTGGAAATAAAAGACAGCATCATACCGGAAGCCGGCGCCAACTTTAACAGTGTGTTGCTGAACAGGTATCGTCACGGTAAAGACTCCATGGGCTGGCATGCTGATGATGAACCCGAACTGGGAGTCAATCCTGTCATCGCATCTGTCAACCTGGGTGCCACCCGCCGGTTCATGCTACGACATGTAAAGGAAGGCCATCGGTTTGAACTGGAATTGCAACATGGGTCCCTGCTCATTATGAAAGGCACGCTACAACACTACTGGCAACATCAGGTGCCTAAAACAACCCAAGTATCAGGAGAAAGAATTAATCTCACGTTCCGCGTCATTCAATATACCCGTTAG
- a CDS encoding patatin-like phospholipase family protein: MLHFRKYQVLLVFWAILFSTINGEFAKVFGGDALYLAPEYLGKVNFYSTSILGVATGLFVMSWNITTFILHTGRFKFLATTSQPFFKYCLNNSIFPIAFLLNLLLRSWEYQRYQQLSSVPEILLLTEGFICGYLMIIFFCFFYFFNADKNIGRRLEKKFGNPRNFLRLVMKPTQEKDENALPVHNYFSAFWRIRRARNVDHYNKHYLDSILKQHHFAAMITVACALIFLVILAFLMDYPVFRIPAGASVMIFFAFLIGVAGAYAYLLQSWAIPMVLVMLFALNWMVEHDLLDNRNKAYGLNYKERKQRPEYSVTALQQFFTQEKADSDKTSTLQILEKWKAKHAGPGKPKLIVINFSGGGLRAATWSMNVLQRLDTLMKGQLMNNTVLMTGASGGMMGASYFRALYMEKQLGRPIDMQDSSYTERISRDLLNSVFTSMAVNDFITPFRSFKIDNKRYAKDRGYAFEMQLNSNTNYSLAGTIRDYQQPEQQAIIPMLIWSATINADGRRLIISPQPVSYLCAPEYSSKVRTVRDIDGVDFTQYFAKQDALDLRVTSAIRMCATFPYVLPNVFLPSTPIVDVMDAGIRDNFGQEPSMRFLHTFRDWINENTDGVVFIQVRDTRKNDIKSIKQSMKLNDMMFDPLFTMQQHWSAMQDFVQDNELSYLEGYFPGKFHRIIFQYVPQKEDKAAALSWHLTSREKIDIAGALDNPTNQASFDSVMQMVRKPMLTDQHH; this comes from the coding sequence TTGCTTCATTTCCGCAAGTACCAGGTGTTGCTGGTTTTCTGGGCTATACTTTTCAGTACGATCAACGGTGAATTTGCCAAAGTTTTTGGTGGTGATGCCTTGTATCTTGCGCCTGAATATCTTGGTAAAGTAAATTTTTACAGTACGTCTATTCTGGGAGTGGCTACCGGCTTGTTTGTAATGAGCTGGAACATCACGACTTTTATCCTGCATACCGGCAGGTTTAAGTTTCTGGCCACTACCTCCCAACCCTTTTTCAAGTATTGTCTGAATAACTCTATTTTTCCGATCGCATTCCTGCTTAACCTGCTGTTGCGCAGCTGGGAATATCAGCGCTATCAGCAGCTGAGTTCCGTACCGGAAATTCTACTGCTCACAGAAGGATTTATCTGTGGATACCTGATGATCATCTTCTTCTGTTTTTTCTACTTTTTTAATGCAGATAAGAACATTGGCCGCAGGCTGGAGAAGAAGTTCGGCAATCCCCGTAATTTCCTGCGCCTGGTGATGAAACCAACGCAGGAAAAAGATGAGAATGCGCTGCCAGTACACAACTACTTCTCTGCCTTCTGGCGGATCCGCAGAGCCAGGAATGTAGACCACTATAACAAACACTACCTCGACAGCATCCTGAAGCAGCATCACTTTGCGGCCATGATCACAGTAGCCTGTGCGCTTATCTTCCTGGTGATACTGGCTTTCCTGATGGATTATCCGGTTTTCAGGATTCCGGCGGGCGCCAGTGTCATGATCTTTTTCGCCTTTCTCATCGGGGTAGCCGGTGCCTATGCATATCTGTTGCAAAGCTGGGCTATACCAATGGTGCTGGTGATGCTCTTTGCGCTGAACTGGATGGTGGAACACGATCTGTTAGACAACCGTAATAAAGCCTATGGTCTTAACTACAAGGAACGTAAGCAAAGACCGGAATATAGTGTAACCGCCTTACAGCAGTTCTTCACGCAGGAAAAGGCGGATAGCGATAAAACATCCACCTTACAGATACTGGAGAAGTGGAAGGCTAAGCATGCTGGTCCTGGCAAGCCCAAACTGATTGTTATCAATTTTAGCGGAGGAGGTTTACGCGCTGCGACCTGGAGTATGAATGTACTGCAGCGACTGGATACACTCATGAAAGGGCAGCTTATGAATAATACCGTACTGATGACGGGCGCATCCGGTGGTATGATGGGCGCATCCTATTTCAGGGCGTTGTATATGGAAAAACAGCTGGGGCGACCCATTGATATGCAGGATAGCAGCTATACAGAACGCATCTCCCGTGACCTGCTCAATAGTGTGTTCACTTCTATGGCAGTAAATGACTTTATTACGCCTTTCCGCTCCTTTAAGATTGATAATAAACGATATGCAAAAGACAGGGGGTATGCCTTTGAAATGCAGTTGAACAGTAATACTAATTATTCCCTTGCAGGAACCATCCGCGACTATCAGCAGCCGGAGCAGCAGGCTATTATTCCTATGCTGATCTGGAGTGCAACGATCAATGCAGACGGCCGCCGGCTCATCATATCTCCACAGCCGGTAAGCTACCTCTGTGCGCCTGAGTATTCTTCGAAAGTGAGAACAGTACGTGATATCGACGGTGTGGACTTTACGCAGTACTTCGCCAAACAGGATGCACTTGATCTGCGCGTAACCAGTGCCATCAGAATGTGTGCAACCTTCCCATATGTACTGCCAAATGTATTTCTGCCAAGTACGCCGATAGTGGATGTGATGGATGCCGGTATCAGAGATAATTTCGGGCAGGAACCTTCTATGCGTTTCCTGCATACTTTCCGTGACTGGATCAATGAGAATACGGACGGAGTGGTATTTATCCAGGTGAGAGATACCCGTAAAAATGATATTAAATCGATCAAACAATCAATGAAGCTGAATGACATGATGTTTGATCCGCTGTTTACGATGCAGCAGCACTGGAGTGCTATGCAGGACTTTGTGCAGGATAATGAACTGAGTTACCTGGAAGGATATTTCCCCGGAAAATTCCACCGGATCATCTTCCAGTATGTACCGCAAAAAGAGGATAAAGCCGCGGCGCTGAGCTGGCATCTTACTTCGCGTGAAAAGATTGATATAGCCGGAGCACTGGACAATCCGACAAACCAGGCTTCATTTGATAGTGTGATGCAGATGGTCCGCAAGCCAATGCTCACGGACCAGCATCATTAA
- a CDS encoding S46 family peptidase, translated as MKKNLLILLFLLVAQFAKADEGMWLPYLLGQQVYNDMVKKGLKLTKEQLYSINKASVKDAIVIFGGGCTGEIVSNQGLIFTNHHCGYDAIATASSVEHNYLKNGFYAKDKSQEIPSKNLSVQFLVRVDDVSKQVLDGLKELSGQERMVQQQKVIAEIVSQAISGTNYEAKVLPIFKGNQYLLFVYERYKDVRLVGTPPESIGKFGGDTDNWEWPRHTGDFSVFRVYADKDGKPAEYAADNVPLKPKHFLPVSIKGIKENDYAMIFGYPGGTNRYESSEGVKLKIDVENPSIVGLRAVRLSYMFEQMKKDPAIKLKLASSYAGIANYWKFFDGEAKQLVKYHVVEDKQKEEAAFVKWAQGKPEYASIFQDYAANYKAWEPYAKHRIYINEGIMGSPLAAFAASLQAVEKAMVQSGGSADAIKQSIQAADKARTAFLSEEDKTSDQKILAATCHMFYTDVPAAQHPIGFYDAIKAKFGSLDDNNTYRLWAAAIMSGSMIMNDARWKAFIANPDAVTLQTDPAFAYSSAFVKNFSSKYLPLYNQFVTKNNDLGRAYMKGRMEMEPAKKWYPDANFSMRLTYGQVKPYAPRDAVAYDYVCTMKGVLEKYKPGDYEFDLPENYVDLYNKKDFGQYKDLRKNDIVTCFITTNDITGGNSGSPVLNANGELIGLAFDGNYEALSHKIQFDAMYNRTICVDVRYVLWCIDKLGGASNIISELKLIK; from the coding sequence ATGAAGAAGAATCTGCTGATCCTTCTCTTCCTGCTGGTGGCTCAGTTCGCCAAAGCAGATGAAGGAATGTGGCTGCCCTATTTATTGGGACAGCAAGTGTACAATGACATGGTGAAAAAAGGTCTCAAGCTGACGAAAGAACAGCTGTACAGTATTAACAAAGCATCTGTTAAAGATGCCATTGTCATTTTCGGTGGCGGATGCACCGGAGAGATAGTGAGCAATCAGGGCCTGATCTTCACTAACCACCACTGTGGTTATGACGCCATCGCCACAGCCAGCTCCGTTGAGCACAACTACCTCAAAAATGGCTTCTACGCGAAAGACAAGAGCCAGGAAATTCCCTCAAAAAACCTATCCGTTCAGTTTCTCGTAAGAGTGGACGACGTATCCAAACAGGTACTCGACGGTCTGAAAGAACTGAGCGGCCAGGAAAGAATGGTACAGCAGCAGAAAGTGATCGCTGAAATTGTGAGCCAGGCTATCAGCGGTACCAACTACGAAGCAAAAGTATTACCCATCTTCAAGGGTAATCAATACCTCCTGTTCGTTTATGAGCGTTACAAAGACGTACGCCTCGTAGGTACGCCTCCGGAAAGCATCGGTAAATTCGGTGGCGATACTGACAACTGGGAATGGCCACGTCACACCGGCGACTTCTCCGTATTCCGCGTATATGCTGATAAAGACGGCAAGCCCGCTGAATACGCTGCTGATAACGTACCCCTGAAACCAAAACATTTCCTGCCTGTATCTATCAAAGGCATCAAAGAGAATGACTACGCCATGATCTTTGGCTATCCGGGCGGTACCAACCGTTACGAAAGCTCCGAAGGCGTGAAGCTGAAAATAGATGTGGAAAACCCGTCCATCGTTGGCCTGCGTGCAGTACGCCTCTCCTACATGTTCGAGCAGATGAAGAAAGATCCGGCTATTAAGCTGAAACTGGCGTCTTCTTACGCTGGCATCGCTAATTACTGGAAATTCTTTGACGGCGAAGCAAAACAGCTGGTGAAATACCACGTAGTTGAAGACAAACAGAAAGAGGAAGCCGCTTTTGTGAAATGGGCACAGGGCAAACCTGAATATGCCAGCATTTTCCAGGATTATGCTGCTAACTACAAAGCATGGGAACCATATGCAAAACACCGCATCTATATCAATGAAGGTATCATGGGCTCTCCCCTGGCTGCATTTGCAGCCAGCCTGCAGGCAGTAGAGAAAGCAATGGTACAGTCAGGCGGTTCTGCTGATGCCATCAAACAGAGCATTCAGGCGGCTGATAAAGCACGTACTGCTTTCCTGAGTGAAGAAGATAAAACCAGCGATCAGAAGATACTGGCAGCAACCTGTCACATGTTCTACACAGACGTTCCTGCTGCCCAGCACCCCATCGGATTTTACGACGCGATAAAAGCGAAATTTGGCAGCCTTGATGACAATAACACCTATCGCCTCTGGGCGGCGGCTATCATGTCGGGTTCGATGATCATGAACGATGCCCGCTGGAAAGCATTCATCGCAAATCCGGATGCAGTTACCCTGCAAACAGATCCTGCTTTCGCTTACTCCAGTGCTTTCGTTAAAAACTTCTCCAGCAAATACCTGCCCCTGTACAACCAGTTCGTTACTAAAAACAACGACCTCGGACGTGCCTACATGAAAGGCCGGATGGAAATGGAACCTGCTAAAAAATGGTACCCTGATGCTAACTTCTCTATGCGTCTTACCTATGGCCAGGTAAAACCCTACGCTCCACGTGATGCGGTGGCTTATGACTATGTATGTACCATGAAGGGTGTGCTGGAAAAATATAAACCAGGCGACTATGAATTTGATCTGCCTGAAAATTATGTAGACCTGTACAACAAGAAAGATTTCGGTCAATATAAAGACCTTAGAAAAAATGACATCGTGACCTGCTTCATCACGACCAATGACATCACTGGTGGTAACTCCGGTTCTCCGGTACTGAATGCGAATGGTGAACTGATCGGCCTCGCCTTTGACGGTAACTATGAAGCACTGAGCCACAAGATCCAGTTTGACGCAATGTATAACCGTACCATCTGTGTGGATGTACGTTATGTACTGTGGTGTATTGACAAACTGGGTGGTGCCAGCAACATTATCAGTGAGCTGAAACTGATCAAATAA